The Collibacillus ludicampi region CAAATGAATGGCAAGTGCAGCATGTTCATCCACAGAAAATTCGTCGACAAGAGTCTCTTGAACTTGTCTAGCCGCCCCTTCATCGATTAACATATAACTTAGAAGCTTTCGTTCAGCTTCCAAATGTGCCGGGAGTGGCAATTTGCTCTGTAAGGATTCCTTTACGACCTGTTTCCCATTATCTCTATTAGTATTCCACATTCTAGGTGGAATATCCCCGTTTTTCCGGGTTTTAAGGCTTTTTGTGGCGACTTCGACCTCCATACTAAGTGATTCAAGAGAAACATCGAATTCTCCTGCCAACTGACGCAAATATGATTCTCTTTCTACTGGGCTTTTTAATTCAGAAATGATACGGACGGCTTCCGTCAAGAAGCGAATCCGTCCCTCTTGTGTCGATAATTGGCTTTCTTCACGCAGTTTCTGTAGCTTGAAAGAAGTGACCGACATTGATCGGTCGCGAATCATGCGCTCGAAAGCTTCGTAACCATGTTTCCGTATGAATTCGTCGGGATCCAGTCCGTCAGGGAGAACGACTACACGTGCGCTTCCCCCTGTTTCTTTGATCACCTCTGAGCTCCTTAGAGCTGCGTTTTGACCTGCACGATCACCGTCATACACCATGACGATTTCTTCCGCGTTACGGTTCAAAAGCCGTGCTTGATCAGGTGTTAATGCCGTTCCCAGGGCTGCTACTACGTTTTCAACTCCAGCCTGATATGCTACAATTACATCCATATAGCCTTCTAAAAGAACTGCCTGTTTTGTCTGACGTATCGCATTACGGGCACGATGAAAATTGTATAGATGACGTCCTTTATGAAACAGAACGGTTTCCGGGGTATTTAAATACTTGGGGTGCGATTCGTCCATCACCCTGCCGCCAAAGCCTACAACACGTCCTTGCGCGTCTTGAATCGGAAACATGACCCGATTGCGAAATTTATCATAGTAACGGCTCGGATCTGTCTGGCTTTTGGAGAGCAAGCCCGCTTCTTCCAAAAAATCTTCGGAAAAACCGCGTTTTGTTAGAAAACGAAGGAGTACATCCCAAGCGCTCGGTGCATAACCGAGCTGGAACCGTTCAATCGTGCCGGGAGTTAACCCTCTCCCTTTAAGATATTCAAGAGCTGGCTCTCCCACTTTCGTATTCATCAAAATATGATGATAATATTTAGCAGCCAGGTCATTCGCCGCGAACAGCTTCTTTCGCCGTACCGCTTCTTCAGACTCTTCATCCACCACTTCCTCGTACGGGATATGGATGCCGGCTCGCCCCGCGAAATGTGTGACTGCTTCTACAAAGGAAACATTCTCAATTAACATATAAAATGAAAACACATTTCCACCAACGCCGCAGCCAAAGCAATGGAAAATCTGTTTATCCGGTGACACAGAAAACGAAGGAGTTTTTTCCGAGTGAAAGGGACACAGCCCAACAAATGATCGCCCCGTTCGTTTTAATGAAACATATTCGGAAACAACATCAACGATGTCAAAGTGCTGGCGAACGTTCTCGATCACCTCATCCGGAATTCTTCTCCACATCCCGACATCACCTTTCTTATGTGAAGTCAGAGCGTTGAGTAATCTTAATTCGCCAATGCATTTCAATCTCCTTCTCGCACGTTAAATTATTTTCTAATCAACTTTTTGCAAATAAATTGACATTGATGTATTCTACAAACAGGAACAAAATCCTTCTCCTTCAAAAAAACTTATGACCTCGTTTGACGAAAATCGACAAACTTCCCGAAAAAGGAAGCGTTATGTCCTCAGTATTGCCGACATTCGTGTACATTCAATCCGATAACGTTAGAATCCATGAAGACGCATCATCTTATTTGTACGCACTTCTTTGGAAAAAATCCCTTGATTTTATGATTTACAAAAAAAGCCTCGATTTCTAAATCGAGGCCGTAAATACCATTCTTTACCCATGCAGGATTGTCGCCTGTGCCGCTGCCAAACGGGCCAAAGGTACGCGAAATGGAGAACACGAAACATAGTCGAGACCGATTTGATAGCAACATTCTATGGAGCTTTTTTCTCCACCGTGTTCTCCGCAAATCCCCAGCTTGATATCCGATTTAACCGCTCTCCCTAATTCGGTAGCCATCTGAATCAATTTCCCAACTCCATGGCGGTCGAGCACTTCAAACGGGTTATCCGGTAAAATCTTGTGTTGCACATA contains the following coding sequences:
- the dnaG gene encoding DNA primase, with translation MWRRIPDEVIENVRQHFDIVDVVSEYVSLKRTGRSFVGLCPFHSEKTPSFSVSPDKQIFHCFGCGVGGNVFSFYMLIENVSFVEAVTHFAGRAGIHIPYEEVVDEESEEAVRRKKLFAANDLAAKYYHHILMNTKVGEPALEYLKGRGLTPGTIERFQLGYAPSAWDVLLRFLTKRGFSEDFLEEAGLLSKSQTDPSRYYDKFRNRVMFPIQDAQGRVVGFGGRVMDESHPKYLNTPETVLFHKGRHLYNFHRARNAIRQTKQAVLLEGYMDVIVAYQAGVENVVAALGTALTPDQARLLNRNAEEIVMVYDGDRAGQNAALRSSEVIKETGGSARVVVLPDGLDPDEFIRKHGYEAFERMIRDRSMSVTSFKLQKLREESQLSTQEGRIRFLTEAVRIISELKSPVERESYLRQLAGEFDVSLESLSMEVEVATKSLKTRKNGDIPPRMWNTNRDNGKQVVKESLQSKLPLPAHLEAERKLLSYMLIDEGAARQVQETLVDEFSVDEHAALAIHLYHFYGENEKPNPALFIAQLDDPVLIQLASELVVEAENLDMRPGLVEEYIQCIRRYPFEKRLKEIPREMEEALRNGDYALLRALQQEQLQLRAVLR